The Idiomarina loihiensis L2TR genomic sequence AGTCCTTTAAGAAAGCTTTAACAACCAGGGACTTCACTAGTAGTTTAAGAAAGTAGTCTACCCATATATGTAATATGAGCCAATGTAGTTACTTCTACCCATTTTGACGCCCCACCGCAGGAGGGAACTTTTCCGCGTCTAGGTTTATATACAAGGTTTTCGCGCTTTGCCACTTTTTCAATATATTCTTCAGCTTCGCAGTAGTAAGCGCGGAAAAAATCAACGTTTATAACTTTCTCAGCCAAATCGAAAAACTGACCGGTTCCGAACCTACGCATCCCTCCACCTCGAACTACATATAATTCCCGTTCATCAGTGTAAATTATCTTGGGGGTTTGAACGTCATACATTATTTCCGGAGCGATATCTGCATCCGAATACTCAGGCGAAACAACCCCATAATCTCCATAAACTAAACCGAGCTCTCTGTATTTTTCCCAAAGAACCCACTCAACTCGTTTTTTTCTTAGTTCAGAGTGAGGTTTCAATAGCTCAGATATAGATTTAGGAATTGAGGACGATGTCAATATAAAGTAATTAAAAGTTATTTTGCTTTCACTTATTAAAGTAAAAAAATCTTCGAGGTTTATTTCTTGATCAAAACTCTCAAGGTCTAATTGAACTCGGAAATCTATAATCAGGGCTAAATCAATATGGCTAGGAATTTCAGAAACCAAATCCTCCAGCTCCTCTGTAAGAGTTCTAGGAGCGCTAAATTCGCTTGAGTCGACCCTGACGAAAATAGTATCAAAATTATCAACTCTATCGATCACAGCCCTGTTATGATTTTCGGTACGGTCCAAACCAATAACTGGGGAGCAATCTAAATCTGAAAAGGTTTCTAGTACATAGTCATAAAGATGCGTTTTTTCAATTAACACATCTTCATCCAAGTCGTATATATCAATAACAAACGGAAAATAGGCCTTATCTTGTGCTGCTTTCATTTGTCTATAAGAAAGATCAACTTTGCCTTTAATCGCTTCTTCTGTCTCTTCCTCTGATTTCGGGATATCAAAAAAGGGAGTGCAAAGTCCGTCATTTTCTTTCGTCAACTTTACAAAAGCAGAAAGCTCGTTTTTTTTTAACTTTAGAAAAGAAACGTAGTTGTTAATATCCAAAATAATCCCTTATATTTATCCTGTTTACTATATCTGAAAATATCGTGTAGTTATTAGTTTCCTTTCTCACTCGGCCAGCCACAATTGCAGGATGCACGCCTGCTTTATCCGCTATCAAGTGTAAATTTTTAATAGACGGTTTGAAGGTACTTATATTTTGAGCCTTTCTCCAGATACTTCTTGGAATAAGGTTATTTTGGGCAAATATATCTGCCTCACTCTCCAGTTTAGAGTCATTATCAAACTCCATATCCTTTGAATCTAGTATTGGTTCACTTATATTTTCTAGATGTTGGCTAACATGACCTAGCTCATGGAACAAAGTAAACCAAAAATGATCTATTCTTGGATATCTAAGGCTTAGCCCTATATATGGCCTGCCATCTATTGTTTTTCCCGTCACCCCATCAGTTTTTGATTTTGGTAGCGCTTTTTCCACAATTAATATTATTCCTACGCTCTCTAATACATCTATGACATTACTGTAGTTTTCCGGGTCTCTACTTAAAACTTTAAGCTCATTTAAAGTATCCTTACTGAGCTCATCATATCTAGCAATACTCTTTTCTATACACGTTTTATTTGCTTTATCCTCTACAATCTTTGCCCATAAAAAAGACTCATCCCTCTCTTCTTCAAGGTTTCGTCTAAATAGTCTGGAGCCCGAGGTCGAGTTTCGTAATAAAAATTCTCCAATACTTCTCGTTGAGTTGTCTTTTATTACACCTGTGCTAATTAAATCTTTTACTAAACTCTTATTACTAAGCCTCTTAGCATAAGACCATAATTTTGCTAATTCTCGTATAGAACAGTCGTTCTCGCTAGGCCTATGACCATTAATCTGAGATAAGTGAAAGTCTAGATCATTCATTACAAAGCTCCTCAGCAACATTTTGAGGCATCTCAAAATATGTCAAACCTTGCTTATCTGAACTCGAAGGAATACGCTGCATTCCGATTTTGGTGTAATACGGGCATGACTGCGGTAGAGAGTGCAATGAGCAACCTTGTCGATACCCCTCGCTTTCGTTGAAGTATTTAAGTGTAACCTTAATTAACCCCGTACCAAGCCCTTTTTTAGGTGTTGTAGTTTGCGAGACTTTAGCTCTGTTCCAAGGCGCTACACAGATATACTCTATATAAAATATATTTTGTGTATCTATCTCGGACGTAACTGGGTGCTTTGTAATGACTACCGCTTCAATTGATTCGCCACTCTCAGCGGAAAACCATTTATACTCATCGTTAGAGAAGGCTAGCGCTTTACTAGCCCAATTCCAATGAAAATCCTGAAAGCCCTCATCCATTAAGCATTCAATGATCTCTTCTTCAGTCTCGGCCTGATGTTTTTCACAGACATCGTTAATTAACAATGCTAGAGAAGCACTCCACTCGTCGTTAAATTTTAAAACCTTCTTTATATCTTGTCCTTCCAGGTAATCAATACCCAATCCATTATCTGAGGCGATATTGTTGCGCATTTTTAATCCTTTAACTAAAGCGTCTCAATTTTTAGAAAAAACGAGGAGTATCTTTGGGACTTAATAATGAGGATGTAGCTTCAATATACATGTGCTGTATATTTTTTCAACGTAAAATCGAATAAAGCAGCTACAACAGAGCTACATAAGCGCCATTAAATTCAAAAAAGTTGGCGGATACTAACTAGGTAATCTTTTAAATAAGTGGTGGCCCCTCCCAGATTTGAACTGGGGACCAACCGATTATGAGTCGGGTGCTCTAACCACTGAGCTAAGGGGCCATTTTTGATTGGAAGCTGTGAAGCGGCGCAAATTATACGAACTTTTTAGGCTTTTGTCATGGGTATCAGCACGTTAAATCGTGAAGTTTTATCAACTTTTTCATAACTGATGTCGCCACCCTGGCTGTGCAGCGTGTCCCGCACTACCTTAAGGCCTATGCCATACTGTGTTGGTGACAGCTCGTCGGCGTGGAAGAGTAAATGCTTGTTTTTCTCTTCTATCCCCGTGCTTTCGTCGCTAACGGCAATTTTTATAAAGTTTTCTTCGGTGGTTGCCTGCAGCATAATTTCGGAATTTATCGGCACAAAGCTCATTATATGGCGTATTAAGTAGTCCATTGCAAAGCGCACAAGTAAGGGGTCAGCCTCTAGCTTCAGCCCTTTTTCTGCTATGGCGGTTAACGTAATATCTTTTTCGTTACCATGGCCTTCGTGGTAGTCGGCCAGATTATGCAGAAAGTCTTCTACATCCATTGAAACGGCTTTGCCATTGCCCATTTCTGAGGTGACTTTTTCAAACGAATTAAACAGCTCGGTTAGCTGCGAAACCTTGTGCTTAATGTCGTCTTCACTCATTTTTGAGAGCTTGCGCTGCATGTCTTCCAGGTCAGCTAATGCCAGCGCTGTCATAGAGCGGGCAATGCGCCCCACCAGGGTTTTCTGGTTAGCCATAATCACTTTGTTCATCTGCTGGCTAAGCTCACGCTCTTTGGCCTGAATTTTCTGACGCGCCTGATACAGCAACAGCAATAATGGCTGTATTTCTGGTATTTCGGTGGTAACGGTAACGGCCTGAGAACTGTCTTCAGCCTGCGCCACAATGCGGTCACGTTCAGAGTGCCAGTTGCGGTTAAATACCGACTCGCACACCACCAGTATGCCGCCAATAATGGCAAGCAACACAAAGAGTACGCTTACAATAATAGAAAAGTCGGGCGGTACCAGCTGCACTTCTTTTTTTAGCCAAATGCCCAGGTTGTAATGGTTTGTCTCGGGGCAAGCAGCGACTACTGCCGCGACCCGGTCATTCGACTGTACCGAAACCACCTCGCGCTGCTGCTCTAACGAGCGCTGTACTGCAGAACGAACAATAGGAACATCGTCATTACTAATGCCAATTTCCGAGGCGCTACTGCCGCTGGTAGGGAATGCAAAGCCCATAAAACCTTGGGCTGTGTGCCAGAAGCCACCTTTAACACCCTTAGTGTCGCCTATAGCGTCGCTGAGTGCCTGATGCATTAAGTCGGGGTTGGCCACTTGTTGCTGCGGTGATTCAGAAGCAGGGAAAAGGCTATTTACCGCTAACTGCACATTCTGGCAGGAACGACTCATGGCATTTTGGTTGCGCTGCAGAGTTTCACTTGCCGAGAACCAGAACGCAACTAACAAACCGCCGACAGCTACTGCAATTATGGCAATAGCTAACCAGCGGTTATGTTTAGTGTGAGATGAGAGAGACTGCACTTACCTCACTCTCTGTTTCTAAGGTAAATTGTAAAAGCTGCGGGCATTTTGATAAAAAACTTTATCAACGGCCTCTTCGCTATCCAGAGCATTCACAATATTAGTGATGTCTGAAGGCTCGAATGAACGGTTACTACGCGTGCCTGGTAAATCGGTGCCAAACATCAACGCGTCCGGGTTCGTTTCATTCAGGGTTTTAATCGCCTCTTCAATATTCACTTCAGTACGACCAAAACCACTGGCTTTAATTTTTACGCCACCTTCGGCTAAACGACGAACCTGAGACAGGCCAGACTTCGCCATACCTAAGTGGTCGACACTGAGTTTCGGCAATTTAAGCAGAGTAGGAACCATGTCGTCCAGCTCGCGGCTGTCAACATAGATTTCCAAATGCCATCCGGCTAAGTCCCAAATGCGCTTACCAAAATCAACAATACCTTCAATATCACGATGTACACCGCGCTTTAAATTAACGCGCACACCGCGAATGCCGTGCTCTTTCAACTGCTGAATTTTTTCATCGCTAACAGTTCCCGGCAACTGGGTAACACCCACAAAATTGTTGCCCAGGTTTTCCAGCGCGGCTTTCAGGTAGCGCTGTTCAAAACCCTGGAACGAACCTGACACAATGACTCCGCCTTCAATAGGCATGCCACGTACCAGGTTACGATAGTCATCAATGTAAAAAGGCTCAGGGATATGACCTTGGTTTTCAATTAGCGGAAACTCGTCATCATAAATGTGTAAATGCGAGTCAATAATACGTTTCGGCCAATTGTCACGGTTGTTACCCATGCTGCCTCCTTTGTCAGAGAATATCTTACTCATCCAAGAACGATTTAAGCTGCTCTGAGCGGCTTGGATGGCGAAGCTTTCTTAATGCTTTGGCTTCAATTTGACGGATTCGTTCACGCGTCACATCAAACTGCTTGCCCACTTCTTCTAAAGTATGGTCGGTATTCATATCAATACCAAAGCGCATACGCAATACTTTCGCTTCACGTGCCGTTAAACCACCCAGTACATCGCGAACCGAGTTACGCAGGCTTTCTGATGTTGCCGAGTCAATTGGCAAGTCCAGCGTGTTGTCTTCAATAAAGTCACCCAGATGCGAATCTTCATCGTCGCCAATTGGGGTTTCCATTGAAATAGGTTCTTTCGCTATTTTCAGTACTTTGCGAATTTTGTCTTCCGGCATCATCATGCGCTCTGCCAGTTCTTCCGGCAGTGGCTCGCGACCCATTTCCTGCAACATTTGGCGAGAAATACGGTTCAGCTTATTGATGGTTTCAATCATATGAACCGGGATACGAATAGTACGTGCCTGGTCCGCAATTGAACGGGTAATTGCCTGACGGATCCACCAAGTCGCATAAGTTGAGAACTTATAACCACGGCGGTATTCGAATTTGTCCACGGCTTTCATCAAACCAATGTTACCTTCCTGAATTAAGTCCAGGAACTGTAAACCACGGTTGGTGTATTTTTTAGCAATAGAGATAACCAAACGCAGGTTAGCTTCAACCATTTCTTTTTTCGCACGACGCGCTTTGGCTTCGCCAATGGACATGCGACGGTTAATTTCTTTAACTTTACCAATGGTTAAGCCAGTTTCGCGTTCTACGTCAACCAGCTTGTTTACGCAGCGTTCAATTTCGCCGCGAACTTCTTTCAATGTGTCGGAGTAGCTTGCACCAGAGTCAATTTCTTTATCAACCCAGGCCATGTTGTTTTCATGGGTGGCAAAAGCTTTCATGAAGTTGCGTTTAGGCATTTCGCCCTGTTCAACGCTTATCTTCATAATAATACGTTCCTGCACACGGACACGCTGCATCATGGCACGCATGTCTTTAACCAAACGGTCAAATTGCTTAGGAACCAAACGGAACTGTTTGAATAAGTCGCTTAACTTGTCGATTTCAACACGAGCACCTGCACCATCACGACCATGCTTAGCAATGGCCTGACGTGTAGCTTCGTATTGTTCGCGCAGTGCATTAAATTTGCTGCGTGCGAATTCCGGATCAATACCGGTATCCGCTTCTTCCTCGTCTTCGTCATCATCGTCGTCTGATTTTTCCAGCTCTTCGCTTGGAAGTTCAGAACCAACGTTAGTAGCAGCTACAGGCGCTTCGTCTACTTCGTCTGGGTCGATGAATCCGGAAATAATGTCGGTTAAGCGCAGCTCTTCGGCTTCGTAGGAGTCCCACTGCTCAAGCAAGAAGTTAATGGCTTCCGGGTACTCAGCAACAGAGCACTGAACCTGGTTAATGCCTTCTTCAATACGCTTGGCAATATCAATTTCGCCTTCACGAGTCAGTAGCTCAACGGTACCCATTTCACGCATGTACATGCGCACTGGGTCAGTTGTGCGACCAATTTCGCCATCGACAGAGGCTAATGCTTGCGCGGCTTCTTCGGCAGCGTCTTCATCTGCAGCACTTTCTGCCATCATCAGATCATCGGCATCGGGTGCGCTTTCAAACACGCGAATACCCATGTCGTTGATCATGCGAATAATGTCTTCAACCTGATCGGAATCAACAATTTCCTGAGGTAAATGGTCATTGACCTCAGCAAATGTCAAAAACCCTTGTTCTTTGCCTTTCGCAATAAGGACCTTAAGTTGCGATTGCCGATTCTGCTGCATACAGACGTTCCACCTGTGACTGTGAATGTAGAGTATCCAAAATGACCAAATAGTATATCAGAATACTGATTTTGAAGCTAGCGTAAGGCGTACCCAGATGTACTATCTTGCCTTACTCAAATACTGAATCAGCGTCTGATATTCCTGACGCTCAACTCGTGTTAATGCGCCTTCCTGCTCTTTCTTTAAAAGTGCGTTCGCGCGCTGCTCAAAATATTGGTCAATTAGATAAATAAATATATCGTTAAATTCTTGCTCAACGTTGTCTTCGTCAAGCTGATGTTGCCATAACGCGAGTTTCTGCAAAGGCTGGTAATACTCAGTATCGCGCCAGCCTTCTAACACCTGCGCCGTGGTCATTTGGCGTTCTGCACACTGCTTGTGCAAAGCAATAAGTAAATCAATGCCGCTAACCTGTAGCTCTCGCAGTTCTTCACGAACCGGAACCGATTGCGCCAGTTGCGGGTATTGCAATAACAAAGCAATGGCCTTGCGTAACGGCGTCATTTTTACGCTTTCTTTTGGTCGCGACTGACGTTGCGGCTTTTCAAACTGACGTTCCAGTTGCGACGTTTCGCGGCGAAGCTTTTCTGCTAAACGCTGCATTAAGGTGTCGCGATAATATTCACTCGCCACTTTCTCAATTAAGGGTTTCGCAATATTCAGTAATTGCGAGCGTCCGGCGTCGCTACTAACGTCAATATCGGCCTGTAAATGCTCGAAGAAATATTCAGTGAATGGTGTCGCCTTTTTTAATTCACGCTCAAAGGCTTCGGCACCGTGCTCGCGCACAACTGAATCTGGGTCTTCGCCTTCCGGCAAGAACAGAAACGCCATATCCAGGCCATCGCGCAACAGTGGCAAGGCATTTTCTAATGCACGCCAGGCGGCGTCGCGGCCTGCGCGGTCACCGTCGTAACAACAAACAATTCTGCCACTAGTACGGAATAAACGCTGTAATTGTTCACTGGTAGTAGCCGTACCCAAAGACGCAACGGCGTAGTGAATGCCTGCTTCGGACAAAGCCACCACGTCCATATAGCCTTCGACAATACAAACCTGTTCTGGTTTCCTTACGGCCTGTTGCATATGCCAGTAACCGTATAGCTCACTGCCTTTGTGAAACAGGCGGGTTTCCGGAGAGTTTAAGTACTTAGGTCCGTCGCCATCAATAATGCGACCACCAAAGCCCACCACCCGGCCACGCCGGTCATGAATAGGAAACATGACCCGGTCACGAAAAAAGTCGTAATGCCGGCCTTTCTCGTTACGGTTAATAAGCTTTAATTCCAGTAACTGCTGGCGTTGCGGGGCCGAGCTGCCAAATGTGCTTAGCAGGCCGTCCCAGGCGTCGGGTGCATAGCCAATTTGAAAACGTTTTACCGTTTCGCCGCTTAAACCCCGACCTTTTAAGTAGTCTATAACCCGATTTGAGTTTTCATGGTGCTTTAACTGATGCTGGAAAAAACGAGCTGTTTTACTCATAAGCTCCGAGTCGTCCTGCATCTGTTGCTGTTTCTTTTGTGCTAACTGAGGGTTCTCCGGTTGTTCCCGCGGAACCTCAACTCCCATAATGCCGGCCAGTTCTTCCACCGCATCGGGGAAGTTTAAACCGTCAAATTCCATTAGAAAATCAATAGCGTTACCGTGCTCCCCACAGCCAAAGCAATGGTAAAACTGCTTGTCCTGGCTAACGGTAAACGACGGCGTTTTCTCATTATGGAACGGGCAACAGGCCTGATGGTTTCTACCGGCCTTTTTCAACGGTACGCGGCTATCAACTATTTCAACAATGTCTGCTCGTTCGAGCAAATCATGGATAAAGCTTTTGGGGATCAGGCCTGCCATATTGTTTCAATACCGAAGTTGCGAAAACAAGAAAGTTGCGAAAACAAAAAGTAGCAGAAACACGAAAGCCGCGACGATATAGTCACGGCTTTCAGCACTTTACGGAAAAGTGAACACTCAAATTGTCGTAGGTATGGTCTTAGTAAAGACGAGTACGACGAGCGTTATCACGAGACAGTTTTTTCGCGTGACGCTTTACCGCAGCAGCTTTCTTGCGCTTACGCTCTGAAGTCGGCTTTTCATAGTGCTCGCGACGACGAACTTCAGAGAGAACACCTGCTTTTTCACAAGAGCGCTTAAAGCGACGCAAAGCTACGTCAAACGGCTCGTTTTCTTTCACTTTAACGACTGGCATTAAAAAATCACCTCGGGTAAATTATCTGTTTCGGTTAAAAATTAACCACTACGGGTTCAATTGGTGCTGAATTGTACCGACTCAGATTCGCCTTGTAAAGTGTTATCCGAAGCATCCCATCCAGGGTCATTATCGCTAAGCAGTTCGCGGACTGGCGTAGAGTGAAGGAAAAGCTTACTGACTAAATCCTGTAAATTATTTGGTTTTTCTTTGTACGACAAACCGAGTTGCCATAACTGCGGGCCGACCGACCGAATACTTCGGGTTATCAGTTGCTGAAGCAAAATGGTTTCGTCGTCTGTTTTGACTCTGACTTCAGCTTCTAAACCTCTGCTGTCCTCGATATTAACCGGCGAGGTGCCAAAGTAATTAAATGCGATACCTTTATTGGAAATATCCACAATTTTACCGGTAAGAGGCTCACCGAGTTTATCTTTTAGCTGCAGCTGGAGTCTTGCATCGCAATTTACGCCAACCCTTGGTGACGACCGCAGAATTTCCACACTGGCATTTCTGGGGTAACTGACAAACAAAAGTTTTTGTGGGTATTGGGTAATGTGGAGAATGTCGACCACGCCGGTTACCTGCTCGCCTTTCGGAGAGACCGTTTTTATTGCAACATTCTTTTCTGTAGCCAGCATTGGCAAGATATCTTGCCAGCAATACTGTCTGGAAAGTTCCAGAATAAGATAATCAGGATGCTGTTGACCCACTAGCGTCATATTTAAGCGTTTATAGCTCTGCTTATCTTTAATCTGGACTTCGACGGACTGCCTGAATCCACTGTTTGCCAAAACATCGCTGTTCTCCCGCATCAGTGTTAACCCCTGCTTTATTATTTTTATGAAACTCATCATAGCTTATATCTAAGGTTTTTTAAGCCACAGACTAATTATTTTTGTTTGATGTCAATTGACGTCATTTAATGCATACACTGTAAGCTCTTCCTCAAAACCTGTTGTTTGGTGTTTGTCATCGTTAGACTGGATTTGAGCTTAAGTAGTAAGGATACGAGTTTGGCTGAAGTGCATCCGGACAACAATTTTCCCTATCCAATACCAGCGCGTTACCAGTCAATAAAATTGCTGGGACAAGGTGGTAGTGGCCTGGTCTATAAAGCCTACGACCAGCGTTTAAAACGCACGGTTGCGATTAAGTTTGCCCGCTCGCCCTCTATTGTCAGCCGCCACAGGCTGGTAAATGAAGCGCGTTTGTTATCCAGTGTTGACCACCCTGCTCTTTGCCGCGTGTTTGATGTTGGCGAACCGGAAGTTTCTTCCTCTTCACTGTTTATGGTGCTTGAGTACATTGAAGGCAAACCTTTAAGCAAGCAACGCAGCTGCCTGTCTGTTTATGACGCCGCCAAAGTGGTTAAATCTCTTACTGACGGGGTTTGTCGTATGCACGAGGCTGGTTACGCTCACAACGATATTACCGCCCAGAACATTATGATCCGCTCAGCAGACAATGCTGAAGGCGAGAGCAATAATTCCGCGGTTCTGGTTGATTTGAGCATTGCGGCACCGAGTTCACCCACAACCATTAAGCGCGATATATACCAACTGGGCGCGTTACTTTTGTCGTTACTGACTAACATGAAGCCGGAGCATTTTTTTCAGCACCCAATAACGCACCGCAACCGGCTTCCTGCCGAACTCAGTCGCATAGTAAAGAAAGCGCTCTCGGCTGAGCCAAATGAAGGTTTTCAGCATTGCCGTGAGCTTCAGCAGGAGCTTGATGGCTGGCTCCGTAACTATCAGTTAAGAAAACGTTTCTTCTGGCTGGGGGCTGGTGGTGCTGCCATTTTGGTTATTATTTTTGTCTTGTTCATTTTTTTGCGGGAGCAGACAAACCGACATTTGCTGGACGGTTACTCGGTTGAACAGAACCAATACGCACATGCGCTTGTTTTTGCTCATTATTCACGACATCTTGCCAACGGCGGCCAGCTTCAACAGGCAGCGGAGCAGGCTGAGTTAGCGCTTACCCACTTCGACGACGCTGTAGCAAGCAGTCCTGAGCTGCTGAAGTACCACTCTGAACGCGCTCATTTTGTGCTAAGTTCAGACAATATTTTTACCCGCTCACAACGCACGACTATGCTGCTTAATGCCATTAATGAACTGGGTAACCCGGATATCTATGAAGAAAAAGCGGCTGCCCATTATTTGCGGGCAGAAATGTATTTAGGTCTCGCTGAACTTAATAGCGAACAACCACATTTAGTTGAACGATGGAAAGCATCTGCGCTGAGTTCAGTAGAAGCAGCGATCAAGCACCAGCCTGATGTCGATCGCTACCAGCAATTACGTACTGAAATCGATAAGTCTCAGTCCAGTGCCGGGACGGATTGATCTCTTAAGCGGTAAAACTCTTTTACATAGTCATCAAAAGTACCGGCATCCAGTGCGTCGCGCATATCACTCATTACTTTTTGATAAAAGCGCAGGTTATGAATGGTATTCAGGCGTGACCCCAACATCTCATTGGTACGATCCAAATGGTGCAAATACGCCCGCGAATAATTTTTGCAGGTATAGCAGTCGCAGTTTTCATCCAGCGGAGAGGTGTCTGTACGGTGCACCGCATTACGGATTTTTACTACGCCAGTGCTAATAAATAAGTGACCGTTACGCGCGTTACGCGTTGGCATAACGCAGTCGAACATATCAATGCCGCGACGTACGGCTTCAACTAAGTCTTCCGGCTTGCCCACACCCATTAAATAGCGAGGTTTTTGCTCGGGCATTTGCGGCGCAGTGTGCTCTAAAATGCGCATCATATCTTCTTTCGGCTCACCTACCGACAAACCACCAATAGCGTAACCGTCGAACCCGATATCGGTCAGACCTTTCAGAGAAATATCGCGCAGCTCTTCGTACATACCGCCCTGAATAATACCGAATAACGCCGCTTTGCTCTCACCGTGCTCTTGTTTAGAGCGTTCGGCCCAGCGCAGCGAAAGCTCCATTGAACTGCGCGCTTCTGCCTGCGTGGCAGGAAACGGCGTGCATTCATCAAATATCATGACAATATCTGAACCCAGCTCGCGTTGAACCTGCATAGACTTTTCCGGGGTCAGCAGTATTTTCTCACCGTTAATGGGCGAACGGAAAGTCACGCCCTCTTCGGTAATTTTACGAAGCTCACCCAGACTGAACACCTGAAAACCGCCGGAGTCGGTCAGAATAGGCTTGTCCCAGTTCATAAAGTCGTGCAAGTCGCCATGCTGCTGGATAATTTGCGTACCCGGACGCAGCATTAAGTGAAAGGTATTACCCAGGCAGATTTGTGCGCCGGTGTCTTTTACCTCTTCTGGTGTCATACCTTTTACGGTACCCAGAGTACCTACCGGCATAAACGCTGGCGTTTCTACGGTTCCACGTTCAAATACCATGCGCCCACGACGCGCGCGACCACTGGTTTTGTCTAATTCAAATTTCATTGTCATAAGTATTCACTTCAGTGTATTAAGTTTAGCGCTGTAACAGCATGGCGTCGCCGTAGCTAAAAAAGCGATAGCGCTCTTTAATGGCTTCATTATAAGCCTTCATAATTAAATCACGACCAACAAATGCCGAAACCAGCATAATGAGCGTGGACTCGGGCAGGTGAAAGTTGGTTATCATGCTATCGACCACTTTAAATTCATAACCCGGATAAATAAAA encodes the following:
- a CDS encoding serine/threonine protein kinase, yielding MHPDNNFPYPIPARYQSIKLLGQGGSGLVYKAYDQRLKRTVAIKFARSPSIVSRHRLVNEARLLSSVDHPALCRVFDVGEPEVSSSSLFMVLEYIEGKPLSKQRSCLSVYDAAKVVKSLTDGVCRMHEAGYAHNDITAQNIMIRSADNAEGESNNSAVLVDLSIAAPSSPTTIKRDIYQLGALLLSLLTNMKPEHFFQHPITHRNRLPAELSRIVKKALSAEPNEGFQHCRELQQELDGWLRNYQLRKRFFWLGAGGAAILVIIFVLFIFLREQTNRHLLDGYSVEQNQYAHALVFAHYSRHLANGGQLQQAAEQAELALTHFDDAVASSPELLKYHSERAHFVLSSDNIFTRSQRTTMLLNAINELGNPDIYEEKAAAHYLRAEMYLGLAELNSEQPHLVERWKASALSSVEAAIKHQPDVDRYQQLRTEIDKSQSSAGTD
- the tgt gene encoding tRNA guanosine(34) transglycosylase Tgt, whose product is MKFELDKTSGRARRGRMVFERGTVETPAFMPVGTLGTVKGMTPEEVKDTGAQICLGNTFHLMLRPGTQIIQQHGDLHDFMNWDKPILTDSGGFQVFSLGELRKITEEGVTFRSPINGEKILLTPEKSMQVQRELGSDIVMIFDECTPFPATQAEARSSMELSLRWAERSKQEHGESKAALFGIIQGGMYEELRDISLKGLTDIGFDGYAIGGLSVGEPKEDMMRILEHTAPQMPEQKPRYLMGVGKPEDLVEAVRRGIDMFDCVMPTRNARNGHLFISTGVVKIRNAVHRTDTSPLDENCDCYTCKNYSRAYLHHLDRTNEMLGSRLNTIHNLRFYQKVMSDMRDALDAGTFDDYVKEFYRLRDQSVPALD
- a CDS encoding glycosyltransferase, with the protein product MMSFIKIIKQGLTLMRENSDVLANSGFRQSVEVQIKDKQSYKRLNMTLVGQQHPDYLILELSRQYCWQDILPMLATEKNVAIKTVSPKGEQVTGVVDILHITQYPQKLLFVSYPRNASVEILRSSPRVGVNCDARLQLQLKDKLGEPLTGKIVDISNKGIAFNYFGTSPVNIEDSRGLEAEVRVKTDDETILLQQLITRSIRSVGPQLWQLGLSYKEKPNNLQDLVSKLFLHSTPVRELLSDNDPGWDASDNTLQGESESVQFSTN
- the rpsU gene encoding 30S ribosomal protein S21, whose amino-acid sequence is MPVVKVKENEPFDVALRRFKRSCEKAGVLSEVRRREHYEKPTSERKRKKAAAVKRHAKKLSRDNARRTRLY